A stretch of DNA from Flavobacteriaceae bacterium MAR_2009_75:
GCAATTTCATAGGCTTCATCTACAATCGCCTTCACTTTGTTCAACCTAAAGTTTTTCCACTCCATATCGATTGCAGGGTTATCAGAGTTCCTTGGGTTTTTATGATGTTCTTTCTCAAACTCAGAGACACAAACATCGCAATAACAAAAATCATATCTCGGCAGCTCTACATCTTGCTTTAGATTATACTTGGGCAATAGACTAATAGGCAAGAAAATATCGGAATAACGTATGTAATCTAGGTGTACACTGGCGACACCATCAACTTGGGCCAACCCTTTTACCAAGCTCAAAATGTGTTCTCGAGATTCTTTTCTTGTCGGGCACAACCATTTGTAGTAGCCCACATAAGGCGGTTCATCGTAACAAGATTTACCATCTCTACTTACGGCATACCATTCTGGGTGTTGTTGGGCAATTTTATCTCCCGGTCTATTGACCGTAAACATCCAACCGTGAACTTCGAGGCCATGTTGCGTAGCCAAAGGCGTTAATCTTTCCAAAAGTTTAGGGTCTGCATAGGTGTTGATCAGCACCGCATTTATACCATTGGAGGCATACTTTTCAAATTCCTCTGAAAAAGATTTATCAGTTCGCTTGGCATCGGCGGTAACCCATGTCCAGAATTTAAAATCTTTTGTATCATCCTCATTTTGAGCATTGCCAGACAACACTAGACCTAACACCAAAATTATGAAACACCGTACGCTTAAATTTTCTCTACCTATTCTCATAACTACTAAATTCACCATCTTCTTTTATTACTAATAATTTATTGGAGAACGGACTTCTAGCCATTATCGTCCAGCCTCCTAAATATTTTTCTACCTCTATGTCGACAACCTCTTTGAGAATCACTTTTTGAGATGATTCCACTTCGTTACTTACTTCATCAAAGGTATCTCCCGCATGTAGCAATTTTCTATATTGCTTGTATAAATTCCATTTTAGGTATTCATCTTTCGGAATCTGAAAATCGACCTTTTCGCCCACCTTGGTATCAGACACATATAAATAGCCCCAGTGCTCAGGCTCATGCATATTGATTACCCCTTGAGGAGACCATACCCAATTGTACTCCGGTAAAAACTTACCATTGTCATCTTTTTTTCTGGAATATATTCCGTTATTCAGATCGTGGTCCCAATTGACTCGGGAAAAATTGATGCGCCAAATTTCATTTTCGGGTATTTCTTTTGTTTTACTGGCTTCTGTAATTACCCTCCAAGGTATGGCAATCTCAACGTTCCATCCTTTATCGATATCGTTCGAGTCGTTTATAGTACCATTGACATGTACAGCGGTCTTCAAATTCTGAATATCCCAGCTATCGATTATCTTACCATGATTACGGTACGGTTTGGTCAAAAAGAGATCCCAAACCGTATTTAAGGCGTTCATTTCAAACTCATAGTAATTGTGCGTATCTCCATCAGGATCAATAAAAATCTCAAAATCGTTGTTATAAAAAATGACGGTATCTCTCTGTTTCAAATTTGCCCATACATGAGGTTCTTCCATTTCAGTAAAAAAATAGAGATTGGTGTCATCATATAGCATTTTCATACGGGTTCTATACTTTGGAGACTTATCACCCTCAATATCGATATAATCGTCACTCCATTCAACCTTTTCCCAAGAGCTTTCAGTGGCTTGACCATCAATTTCTATAGAGTCAGTAGTTCTTTGAACTATGTAACTTCTCGGTGGTGATTGTGCCTTGACCGAGAACGCGGAAAGCAGAAATAATAACATTAGAAGACCCTTAGACCAATTCGAAAAGGCATTGGTTTTCATAAATTTTTAGTTTGGTTTGGTATGGTTCGGGAGCCAAAAATATACAATTTGACCGACTAGCTCATGTCAAGCACCGTTTTTTAGGAATTTCATAAAATCGAATAACTTTTTCAATTATGCCCGTACATTTTTACTTAATGATTGTAACATTTATTACTTACTTATACTTAAGTAAGCTATAAATTTGTATAAATTTCTTTTATGGAGCTTATTCTCAAACCTTGGCCTTGGTATTTATCTGGCCCCCTGATTACCGCGGTAATGATTTTCTTGGTTTATTTCGGAAAGACTTTTGGAATGTCATCAAACCTACGTACTTTTTGTAGTATAGGTGGCGCCGGAAAATATGCGGATTTCTTTCGATTTGATTGGAAAGCCCAACGCTGGAACCTCATTGTCGTTCTTGGGGCTATTATTGGAGGGTTTATAGCTGTTCAATTTCTCTCTGACGGCTCAGCTATCGAATTAAACCCTGAAACCATTTCAGACCTAAATCAGTTGGGCTTTCAAGATGTCGGCAGCGCTCTACTACCGGCCGAAATCTACGACTGGCAAAATGCACTTTCCTTTAAAGGCTTACTAATTCTGATAGGAGCAGGATTTTTAGTAGGCTTCGGAACCCGTTATGCCGGGGGGTGCACATCTGGCCATGCCATCACAGGCTTAAGTAACCTGCAACTACCTTCATTAATAGCGGTAATCGGTTTTTTTATCGGCGGACTGATTATGACCCACTTCTTATTACCCCTAATATTTTAAATATGAAATTTCTCAAATTTTTATTCGTAGGTATT
This window harbors:
- a CDS encoding carbohydrate binding protein with CBM9 domain → MKTNAFSNWSKGLLMLLFLLSAFSVKAQSPPRSYIVQRTTDSIEIDGQATESSWEKVEWSDDYIDIEGDKSPKYRTRMKMLYDDTNLYFFTEMEEPHVWANLKQRDTVIFYNNDFEIFIDPDGDTHNYYEFEMNALNTVWDLFLTKPYRNHGKIIDSWDIQNLKTAVHVNGTINDSNDIDKGWNVEIAIPWRVITEASKTKEIPENEIWRINFSRVNWDHDLNNGIYSRKKDDNGKFLPEYNWVWSPQGVINMHEPEHWGYLYVSDTKVGEKVDFQIPKDEYLKWNLYKQYRKLLHAGDTFDEVSNEVESSQKVILKEVVDIEVEKYLGGWTIMARSPFSNKLLVIKEDGEFSSYENR
- a CDS encoding putative glycosyl hydrolase protein, with amino-acid sequence MVNLVVMRIGRENLSVRCFIILVLGLVLSGNAQNEDDTKDFKFWTWVTADAKRTDKSFSEEFEKYASNGINAVLINTYADPKLLERLTPLATQHGLEVHGWMFTVNRPGDKIAQQHPEWYAVSRDGKSCYDEPPYVGYYKWLCPTRKESREHILSLVKGLAQVDGVASVHLDYIRYSDIFLPISLLPKYNLKQDVELPRYDFCYCDVCVSEFEKEHHKNPRNSDNPAIDMEWKNFRLNKVKAIVDEAYEIAHENGKILTAAVFPYPEMADHMVRQRWDKWDVDVVLPMIYNSFYNEEIDWVGYATGQGVKDLEGKNTELHTGIYVPQMSVDELEQAINLVKDNGAKGASFFDGPAITDEQWQVIKGFKAE